From a single Porites lutea chromosome 10, jaPorLute2.1, whole genome shotgun sequence genomic region:
- the LOC140949407 gene encoding uncharacterized protein, whose protein sequence is MFFMNAVAYLLLGLPCWKITSAGHNTCRTKRAISEYALKGHVISAIEGSGRTRESCVTACEHFQNCFSINYYSTLKRCELNNKSAEWYKNDLVPTAGALYLTMVSRNYNPCVDRNPPCFGTCVPIPGSLATRCNCQGNATCHNESACSKPLGMQNGSIRDDMLGASSIHSKSNKAWGRLHHSGGSWTPNTDDKNQWFQVNFDPEVKRITHIATQGYGESQWWWVTKYFVQFKRRGASSLETYKENNQRVVG, encoded by the exons ATGTTTTTTATGAACGCTGTCGCATATCTACTTCTTGGCTTACCGTGCTGGAAAATAACTTCTGCGGGACATAACACATGCCGCACAAAAAGAGCAATTTCAGAGTATGCACTAAAAGGTCACGTGATATCTGCGATCGAGGGATCAGGAAGAACGAGGGAATCCTGCGTGACCGCGTGTGAACactttcaaaattgtttcaGCATCAACTACTACTCGACACTGAAGAGATGCGAGTTAAACAACAAATCAGCTGAATGGTATAAGAACGATTTAGTTCCAACGGCGGGTGCGCTTTATCTTACTATGGTATCACGCAACTACAATCCATGTGTGGACCGAAATCCGCCATGTTTTGGGACTTGCGTGCCTATCCCAGGATCCTTGGCGACTCGGTGCAACTGCCAGGGCAACGCGACGTGCCATAATGAAT CAGCCTGTTCTAAGCCACTTGGAATGCAAAACGGTTCAATAAGAGACGATATGCTCGGCGCATCATCAATTCATTCAAAAAGTAACAAAGCCTGGGGACGACTCCATCACTCGGGCGGAAGTTGGACGCCGAACACGGATGACAAAAATCAGTGGTTTCAAGTGAACTTTGACCCTGAGGTGAAACGTATCACGCATATCGCCACACAAGGATACGGAGAATCGCAGTGGTGGTGGGTAACGAAATATTTCGTCCAATTTAAAAGGCGAGGAGCCTCATCTCTTGAGACatacaaagaaaacaatcaaAGAGTGGTAGGTTAA